The following coding sequences are from one Salvia hispanica cultivar TCC Black 2014 chromosome 3, UniMelb_Shisp_WGS_1.0, whole genome shotgun sequence window:
- the LOC125215339 gene encoding uncharacterized protein LOC125215339 isoform X2: protein MDCYENLIATGRVVCPKPRRAGASNFGNSVLPLRCHLRNGAEAFDSRAGAELLDLTLCKEGFQGEGFTTVSSSPPFFFGSPPCRAQNPLAQDAHFRVQKHSPSASSPSDSASLPPSHSRVKFGHKQAAVRVEGFDCQSRVTTSAWHSIL from the exons ATGGATTGTTACGAAAACCTAATAGCTACGGGGCGGGTTGTATGTCCCAAGCCTCGTCGCGCCGGCGCCTCCAATTTCGGCAATTCCGTGCTGCCCTTGAGATGTCACTTGCG TAATGGTGCTGAGGCGTTTGATTCGAGAGCCGGCGCTGAATTGCTAGATTTAACCCTTTGTAAG GAGGGCTTCCAAGGTGAAGGGTTTACAACTGTATCATCATCTCCCCCATTTTTCTTTGGCTCTCCTCCATGCAGAGCTCAAAACCCTCTAGCACAAGATGCCCATTTCAGGGTTCAAAAGCACAGCCCCTCAGCTTCCTCCCCTTCCGATTCAGCTTCTCTTCCACCATCCCATTCTAGAGTGAAGTTTGGACACAAACAAGCAGCGGTAAGAGTTGAAGGTTTTGATTGTCAATCCCGTGTTACTACTAGTGCATGGCATAGCATACTATAA
- the LOC125215339 gene encoding uncharacterized protein LOC125215339 isoform X1 yields the protein MSQASSRRRLQFRQFRAALEMSLAVSNGAEAFDSRAGAELLDLTLCKEGFQGEGFTTVSSSPPFFFGSPPCRAQNPLAQDAHFRVQKHSPSASSPSDSASLPPSHSRVKFGHKQAAVRVEGFDCQSRVTTSAWHSIL from the exons ATGTCCCAAGCCTCGTCGCGCCGGCGCCTCCAATTTCGGCAATTCCGTGCTGCCCTTGAGATGTCACTTGCGGTAAG TAATGGTGCTGAGGCGTTTGATTCGAGAGCCGGCGCTGAATTGCTAGATTTAACCCTTTGTAAG GAGGGCTTCCAAGGTGAAGGGTTTACAACTGTATCATCATCTCCCCCATTTTTCTTTGGCTCTCCTCCATGCAGAGCTCAAAACCCTCTAGCACAAGATGCCCATTTCAGGGTTCAAAAGCACAGCCCCTCAGCTTCCTCCCCTTCCGATTCAGCTTCTCTTCCACCATCCCATTCTAGAGTGAAGTTTGGACACAAACAAGCAGCGGTAAGAGTTGAAGGTTTTGATTGTCAATCCCGTGTTACTACTAGTGCATGGCATAGCATACTATAA
- the LOC125209646 gene encoding uncharacterized protein LOC125209646, which yields MNSESSSHSRSDEEISHSSSEEEVPPAPTGWDVAGFANNPVNNYISRFIQSELARMQQPPQRPIRRRRRYIPRGHTGGHDRLFADYFAEEPRYPADFRLQRDATGKPGLSPLQKCTVAIRQLAYGGSADMFDEYLQCGETTGNECLENFCQGVREIFGEHYLRSPDAADCQFGWIGTGGATVFRGYSAALTVCTGSGRTAQPRGEASSLPATKTIRCPIGDSRKYFARAQESARKDVERAFGVLQSRFALVKGPTRFFYQGDIADIMYA from the exons atgaattctgAATCGTCTTCTCATTCTCGGTCCGACGAGGAGAtatctcattcttcttccgaagaGGAGGTACCTCCCGCTCCCACCGGATGGGATGTCGCGGGTTTCGCCAACAACCCAGTCAACAACTATATCTCCCGTTTCATACAAAGCGAGCTTGCTCGAATGCAGCAGCCACCCCAACGGCCAATCCGCAGGCGGCGCCGATACATCCCCCGCGGCCACACTGGTGGGCACGATCGGCTGTTCGCCGATTATTTTGCCGAGGAACCACGTTATCCGGCAGAT TTCCGGCTCCAGCGAGACGCCACAGGGAAGCCCGGTCTATCGCCCCTGCAGAAATGCACTGTTGCCATCCGACAATTGGCATATGGAGGGTCCGCCGACATGTTCGATGAGTATCTGCAATGCGGTGAGACGACTGGCAACGAGTGCCTGGAGAATTTTTGTCAGGGCGTGCGAGAGATATTTGGGGAGCACTACCTTCGCTCGCCGGACGCAGCTGACTGCCAGTTTGGCTGGATTGGCACTGGAGGAGCCACGGTTTTCCGGGGATACTCGGCAGCATTAACTGTATGCACtggcagtggaagaactgcccaACCGCGTGGCGAGGCCAGTTCACTACCGGCTACAAAG acgatcagatgccCAATCGGAGATAGTAGAAAGTATTTTGCCCGAGCGCAAGAGTctgcgcgcaaggatgtggagagggcgtttggggtgctccaatcgcgatTTGCACTGGTAAAGGGCCCGACGCGCTTTTTCTACCAGGGGGATAttgccgacatcatgtatgcgtga
- the LOC125210824 gene encoding LOB domain-containing protein 41-like → MRLSCNGCRVLRKGCSESCSIRPCLEWIKSPESQANATVFLAKFYGRAGLMNLINAAPDNLRPATFRSLLYEACGRIVNPIYGSVGLMWSGSWQLCQAAVEAVLKGDPIAPMPSDAAEAKNGPPLKAFDIRHVTTLSGSDDLHRARNRKRARRSRVGSPDESGNGSALSHQSEPAAERASRRSEESLASAETPEPVADRSSESEGEDGMGLDLTLGFEPIKSCVKPKSWKRGEAVDGSAGEAGLCKMELGLDFSAL, encoded by the exons atgagACTCAGTTGTAACGGCTGTCGAGTGCTGCGCAAGGGCTGCAGCGAGAGTTGCAGCATAAGGCCCTGTTTGGAGTGGATCAAAAGCCCCGAATCCCAAGCCAACGCCACCGTCTTCCTCGCCAAATTCTACGGCCGCGCCGGCCTCATGAACCTCATCAATGCCGCCCCTGACAACCTCCGCCCTG CTACGTTTAGGTCTTTGCTGTACGAGGCGTGCGGGCGGATCGTGAACCCGATATACGGCTCGGTCGGGCTGATGTGGTCGGGCAGCTGGCAGCTCTGCCAGGCCGCGGTGGAGGCGGTGCTCAAGGGGGATCCCATCGCCCCGATGCCCAGCGACGCCGCCGAGGCCAAAAACGGGCCGCCGCTCAAGGCCTTCGACATTCGCCACGTCACCACCCTCTCCGGGTCGGACGACTTGCACCGGGCCAGGAACCGCAAGCGGGCCAGACGGAGCCGGGTCGGGTCGCCCGACGAGAGCGGGAACGGGTCGGCTCTGAGCCATCAGTCTGAGCCGGCTGCGGAGAGGGCGAGCCGGCGGAGCGAGGAGAGTTTGGCTTCGGCGGAGACGCCCGAGCCGGTGGCGGATCGCAGCTCGGAATCGGAGGGCGAGGATGGGATGGGGCTGGATCTGACGCTTGGGTTCGAGCCGATTAAGAGCTGTGTCAAGCCGAAGAGTTGGAAGCGTGGTGAAGCTGTTGACGGCTCGGCTGGGGAAGCCGGGCTTTGTAAAATGGAGCTGGGGCTTGATTTTTCAGCTTTGTGA
- the LOC125215248 gene encoding 3-ketoacyl-CoA synthase 6-like has translation MPDILLKYMKLGYQYLVNHVLAFLLIPTAMAVAVEILRSSPARWNSFAIDPIHLIFCSFLAVFIATVYFMSKPRSIYLVDYACYKPPVTCRVPFSTFMEHSRLILKDNPKSVDFQMRILERSGLGEETCLPPAIHYIPPTPTMDAARGEAETVIFSSIDSLMKSTGLKPKQIDILIVNCSLFSPTPSLSAMIVNKYKLRSNIKSYNLSGMGCSAGLISIDLARDLLQIHPNSNALVISTEIITPNYYKGSERAMLLPNCLFRMGGAAILLSNKRRDRSRAKYKLVHVVRTHKGADDKAYKCVYEQEDPQGKVGINLSKDLMVIAGEALKSNITTIGPLVLPASEQLLFLFTLIGRKIFNPKWKPYIPDFKQAFEHFCIHAGGRAVIDELQKNLQLSAEHVEASRMTLHRFGNTSSSSLWYELGYIEAKGRMKKGDRVWQIAFGSGFKCNSAVWKCNRTIKTTSDGPWQDCINRYPVHIPEIVKI, from the coding sequence aTGCCAGACATATTGCTCAAGTACATGAAGCTAGGGTACCAATACCTAGTCAACCATGTCTTGGCTTTCCTCCTGATCCCTACCGCCATGGCGGTGGCAGTAGAGATCCTCCGCTCATCTCCGGCGAGGTGGAATTCCTTCGCTATAGACCCCATCCACCTCATCTTCTGCTCGTTCCTCGCTGTCTTCATCGCCACCGTCTACTTCATGTCCAAACCCCGCTCGATCTACCTCGTTGACTACGCGTGCTACAAGCCCCCGGTGACCTGCCGCGTGCCCTTCTCCACCTTCATGGAGCACTCCCGCCTCATCCTCAAAGACAACCCCAAATCCGTGGACTTCCAAATGCGCATCCTCGAGCGGTCCGGCCTCGGCGAGGAGACCTGCCTCCCCCCCGCCATCCACTACATCCCCCCCACCCCGACCATGGACGCCGCCCGCGGCGAGGCCGAGACGGTCATCTTCTCCTCCATCGACTCCCTCATGAAATCCACCGGCCTCAAACCCAAACAAATCGACATTTTGATCGTCAACTGCAGCCTCTTCTCCCCCACCCCTTCCCTCTCCGCCATGATCGTCAACAAGTACAAACTCCGCAGCAACATCAAGAGCTACAACCTCTCCGGCATGGGCTGCAGCGCCGGCTTGATCTCAATCGACCTCGCCCGCGACCTCCTCCAAATCCACCCGAACTCAAACGCGCTAGTTATCTCCACGGAAATCATCACTCCAAACTACTACAAAGGCTCCGAGCGGGCCATGCTCCTCCCCAACTGCCTCTTCCGAATGGGCGGCGCGGCCATCCTCTTGTCCAACAAGAGGCGCGACCGCAGCCGCGCCAAGTACAAGCTCGTCCACGTCGTCCGCACTCATAAAGGCGCGGACGACAAGGCGTACAAGTGCGTGTACGAGCAGGAGGATCCGCAAGGGAAAGTCGGGATAAATCTATCGAAAGACCTAATGGTTATTGCCGGTGAAGCACTTAAATCGAACATCACCACGATCGGGCCGTTAGTCCTCCCGGCATCCGAGCagctcctcttcctcttcacGCTGATCGGCCGGAAAATCTTCAATCCGAAGTGGAAGCCTTACATCCCCGATTTCAAGCAGGCGTTCGAGCATTTCTGCATCCACGCGGGCGGGCGCGCCGTGATCGACGAGCTGCAGAAGAATCTGCAGCTGTCGGCGGAGCACGTGGAGGCGTCGAGGATGACGCTGCACCGCTTCGGCAATACGTCGTCGTCTTCGCTGTGGTATGAATTGGGGTATATTGAAGCGAAAGGGAGGATGAAGAAGGGAGACAGGGTGTGGCAGATCGCGTTCGGGAGCGGGTTCAAGTGCAACAGCGCTGTTTGGAAATGCAACAGGACGATCAAAACGACGTCGGATGGGCCGTGGCAGGACTGCATCAATAGGTACCCGGTGCACATCCCGGAAATAGtcaagatttaa
- the LOC125208969 gene encoding uncharacterized protein LOC125208969: MAMMVMEIVESGNRYIFVEETPSQYGGLSKGDFEAADSVNEIIVKPSAQHIVEFSTNQHGRKVGCWMDALHWQKYWSVVFFSAILGMLLFAAWRSCDLWISLELLVILNQKTNRLL; the protein is encoded by the exons ATGGCAATGATGGTGATGGAGATCGTTGAGAG TGGGAACagatatatttttgttgaggAAACTCCATCACAATATGGTGGACTAAGCAAAGGAGACTTTGAAGCAGCTGATAGTGTGAATGAGATTATTGTGAAACCTTCAGCTCAACACATTGTTGAATTTTCTACCAATCAG CACGGAAGAAAAGTCGGTTGTTGGATGGATGCTTTGCATTGGCAAAAGTATTGgagtgttgtttttttttcagctATACTTGGTATGCTTCTATTTGCTGCATGGCGATCTTGTGACCTCTGGATTTCAT TGGAGTTGCTGGTTATATTGAATCAGAAGACAAATAGATTGTTGTAA
- the LOC125214276 gene encoding ubiquitin receptor RAD23c-like, translating into MLIHQGKVLKDETTLEENKVAENSFVVIMLSKTKASSTGGTSSAPPSNNPQPASNTSQPTLPVTAAPSPAPIVAPVQSAPESSPVPVPSPAPAPSTDVYGLAASNLVAGTNLESTVQEIFDMGGGSWDRDTIVRALRAAYNNPERAVEYLYSGIPEQAEIPPVAQPPAGVQPVNPSSQATQPAVPPSGPNANPLDLFPQGLPNMGSNAAGAGTLDFLRNSQQFQALRAMVQANPQILQPMLQELGKQNPQLVRLIQEHQADFLRLINEPVEGEGNILGQLAEAAPQAVTVTREEREAIERLESMGFDRALVLEVFFACNKNEELAANYLLDHMHEFE; encoded by the exons ATGCTTATTCATCAAGGGAAAGTGCTCAAGGACGAGACAACTCTAGAGGAGAACAAAGTTGCAGAAAATAGTTTTGTTGTGATTATGTTGTCCAAG ACCAAGGCTTCATCAACTGGAGGAACGTCATCTGCTCCACCATCAAACAAT CCACAACCTGCGAGTAATACATCTCAGCCAACATTACCTGTAACAGCAGCTCCTTCTCCTGCACCAATTGTTGCCCC CGTGCAATCAGCTCCTGAATCTTCTCCTGTTCCAGTTCCTTCTCCTGCCCCTGCTCC CTCAACAGATGTGTATGGTCTAGCAGCATCAAATCTTGTTGCTGGAACTAATCTGGAGTCCACTGTTCAAGAAATTTTTGACATGGGTGGAGGAAGCTGGGATAGAGATACAATTGTTCGTGCCCTAAGGGCTGCATATAATAATCCTGAAAGAGCTGTTGAATACCTCTATTCT GGTATTCCAGAGCAAGCGGAAATTCCTCCCGTGGCTCAACCTCCTGCAGGTGTGCAGCCTGTAAACCCTTCATCCCAGGCTACGCAACCAGCTGTACCTCCCAGTGGCCCCAATGCTAATCCGTTGGATCTTTTTCCTCAG GGTCTTCCAAATATGGGTTCTAATGCAGCAGGTGCTGGCACATTAGATTTTCTTCGTAATAGTCAGCAG TTTCAAGCCCTACGAGCCATGGTGCAAGCAAATCCTCAAATTTTGCAG CCTATGCTCCAAGAACTTGGAAAGCAGAATCCACAGCTTGTAAGATTGATCCAAGAACACCAGGCTGACTTCCTACGCCTGATAAATGAACCTGTTGAAGGCGAGGG AAATATACTTGGGCAACTCGCTGAAGCAGCGCCACAGGCTGTGACTGTTACTCGTGAAGAGCGGGAAGCAATTGAACGT CTTGAATCAATGGGTTTTGATCGAGCTTTGGTACTGGAAGTCTTCTTTGCATGCAACAAGAATGAAGAGCTGGCAGCAAACTACCTGCTGGATCATATGCACGAATTTGAATGA